The Leptospira harrisiae genome segment TTGTGTATGCGCGACTGGCGATTTGGCAGACTTAACAAAGAAGTCGGTGGCTTTGGAGATCGGAAAGATTTTTATAAAGCTTATCAAAACACTTCCGGTATTCCAGTGGATCCGTTTAAAGTAACTTTCTGGGAAATTATGGGGAATGTTCGCTGGGCCATTGGAAGTGCACAACAGACAGAGAGGCATTTATCAGGTAAAGACAAAGGAATCGAACTTGCTGCCATCGGCCGACGAACCGCTGAAATGGAATGGGAAGCAATGAGACTCATCGAGGAAATTAGTAATGCAATATAGACCAGAAACAAAAGAACTCATATCAACCATTCAAGATTTTTTGATGAAAGAACTTCTTCCAAAATTGGAAGGTGATGAATTGTTATCTTACAAAACATTAGTTTCTTGGAATATGTTGGGTGTGATTGCTAGAGAAACGGAGTCGAAAGAATTTGAATCGGATTTTCATCAAATTCTAAGTTTAAATTTAAAAATTTCTGATTTGGAATCAAATTTTAATTCGGAACAATTTTCAAATTTAACTCGTAAGGAAAAATACAATCTTCTATTTACTTGGAACAAAGAATTCTCAGCAATGATTCGTAGACTATCTAAAGACAAAACAAATTCGGACATTAAACCCGGAGGAAAGATTTGGAATTTTGCGAAAGACCGATTAAAAGAATCGCTCAGTATTTCCAATCCGAGGTTCCAAACATAAATGTCTTTACTGTATTTGGTCCGTCATGGGCAGGCAGATCGTCTTGGGAAAAACTATGATCAACTAACAGAACACGGTTGGAAACAAGCAAAATTACTGGGAGAATACTTCAAAAACCAAAGAATCGAATTTGATTCTGTATACACAGGTAGTCTCAACCGACAAAAACAAACTGCACAAGGAATCATTGAAAGTTTTTCAAAAGACCAGTTTTGTATTCCAGAACCAATAGAAAATCCAGCTTGGGACGAATTTGATTCCAAAATGTGGCTTGGTCTTGCGGCTAAGATTCGTCATGCGAATGGTAACTTTGCAAAATTGTACGAATCTTATAAAAAAGCCTGGGAAGACGGAAAAGAGGAAACAAGAGACTATTTCCAAGAACTCATTCAAACTGTTTTACACGATTGGGTTCATGGAGTTTGGGATCCTGTAGAACCTTATACATTCAAAGAATACGTAGATAAAGTTTCTTCTGGCCCGAAAGAGATACCGAACGATGTAAAAAGTACGTTAGTAGTTTCTTCTAGTACTCCTATAGCGATTATGATGGGTCTATCTTGTAAAATGCAACCTGTCGAATTTCCCGTATTTATGAAATCGATTACCAATTCTTCTCTCAGTATTTTTAGACGGGAAAAAGATCATTGGGAGCCTGTGAGTTGGAACAACACACCCCATTTACAAGATCCAGATTTAGTTACCTTAGTTTGAAATTAACCTGAAACTAAGTTCATTTGAAAAAACGTATAATGACGAATTGGTGAAGTTATTGGGCAAAGGAGGATAGAAGTTTGACTCTATTTTTTGCTTTTTGTCCCCAACCAGTTCTCGGATAATTTTTATACAAATGTTCCATCGCTGCTAATTCTTCTTCATTCGATTTACTATAACGAATTGCGATTTTTGGTTCTTCTTGGAATTTAAAATCAACGGTGACGTGAAAACTTCCCATAAAAACAACAGTTCCTGGTTGTAGATCAACTCTTGATTTTTCAATATCGGCTCGGTCAAAATCGATATCTATTTTTGTGGGTTGTTTTGTACTTCCAAATGCAAAGTCCGATGCACCACGATTCAAAAGATGGACGGCATCATAAATTTCGTACTGACCTTCCTTTAAATTTTGGAAGTAATAGTAGTGTTCCGAACTTTCATTGTATTCAAAGGATTTATCACCTTTTCTAAGAGTAACTTTCTGGAATCTAGGATCAATGAGTTCATCTAAAACCATTTCATCCTTAACAATCGTCATGTGAAGAATGATGAGACTACTCTGTGCATTTTTTGGTCCAAAACTAGAACATTCCGGAAAGAGATAAGTAATTAAAAATAAAATCAAAACCTTCCGAAAAATTCCTGAAGTAATCTTTTCTAACTTGGAAATTTTTTTATCTGATGGATTTGATTCTCCATCTATATCGAAACTTTTTTCTGAATGATCTTCGTAAGAATTAGAACTCATTGATTTTATTTACCTCAACCCATTGGGTATTGGATCTTCTTAGAAACAAGATTGATTTCCGATAGAATTTCATCAGACAAAATGACATCAGTTGCTTTTAAAGACTCGTCCAGTTGTGCGACTGTATTGGCTCCTATTATCGTCGAAGCAACAAAGTCATGTTGTTTGCTCCAAGCGACAGAAAGGACAGTGGCACTCATTCCATATTTTTCCGCAATTTTCATTAGGTCTGCAGTGGCTGCCAAAGTGTTTTCATTTAAGAAACGACTGGCCATCCGTCGCTGTCTCTCTCCTTCGGCAATATAACGAACAAACCTAGCCCCTTCCGGAGGAACAGTCCCGTTGTATTTTCCTGTGAGGACTCCACCAGCAAGAGGAGAATAAGGTAATAAAGATACTCCTTCTTTTCGGCAAACTTGTGCTAACTCATCTTCGAAACGACGATTCAAAATGGAAAAGTTATTTTGAATGGAATCATAACGAATTAGATTGTATTTGTCTGAAGTCCAAAGGCTTTTCATCAGCCCAAAAGAAGTTTCGTTGGAACAACCGGCATACCTAATTTTTCCTTCTTCTTTTAGTTCTGTCAAAACTTCCATGGTTTCATCATAAGCAACATCATGGTCTGGCCAATGTGTTTGATACAAATCAATAGTTTCAATACCTAATCTTTGTAAGGAACCTTCAATCGCACGACGAATATGGTACTTGTCTAGTGCAGTTTTTCCTTCGCGGAGTGGGGGACTAAACCAACCGTGTCCTGGGCCTGCGACTTTCGTTGCGAGAATGATACCATCTCGAGGTTTTGTTTTGAGCCACTTTCCAAAAATTTCTTCAGTTCGATGCACCCAAGATTTTTGAGGAGGCACAGGATAAATTTCCGCGGTATCATAAAAATCAATTCCGGCATCGTAAGCACGATCCAAAATTCGAAACGCCTCATCCTCG includes the following:
- a CDS encoding histidine phosphatase family protein encodes the protein MSLLYLVRHGQADRLGKNYDQLTEHGWKQAKLLGEYFKNQRIEFDSVYTGSLNRQKQTAQGIIESFSKDQFCIPEPIENPAWDEFDSKMWLGLAAKIRHANGNFAKLYESYKKAWEDGKEETRDYFQELIQTVLHDWVHGVWDPVEPYTFKEYVDKVSSGPKEIPNDVKSTLVVSSSTPIAIMMGLSCKMQPVEFPVFMKSITNSSLSIFRREKDHWEPVSWNNTPHLQDPDLVTLV
- a CDS encoding aldo/keto reductase; protein product: MKKRRLGKTGMVVSEICMGTMTFGSSCNEDEAFRILDRAYDAGIDFYDTAEIYPVPPQKSWVHRTEEIFGKWLKTKPRDGIILATKVAGPGHGWFSPPLREGKTALDKYHIRRAIEGSLQRLGIETIDLYQTHWPDHDVAYDETMEVLTELKEEGKIRYAGCSNETSFGLMKSLWTSDKYNLIRYDSIQNNFSILNRRFEDELAQVCRKEGVSLLPYSPLAGGVLTGKYNGTVPPEGARFVRYIAEGERQRRMASRFLNENTLAATADLMKIAEKYGMSATVLSVAWSKQHDFVASTIIGANTVAQLDESLKATDVILSDEILSEINLVSKKIQYPMG